AAAAGACTACGACCTAAATCTGCTGTTTCAGAAACTTTAATAGTAACTTCATCAACAAATGAACCGCCATCTTTTATTGCTGTAAATAGACGGTTTATAGGTAATTCCAAAACGACTCCAATTTCCGGAATCCCTTTTTTATAACACCCAATTGAAACTCCGAAAGATGGATAACCATGAACAAAATTGGTTGTTCCGTCTAATGGATCAATCACCCATTGGTATTCTGAATTGGTATTAAAAGAGCCACTTTCTTCAGCCAAAATTGAATGATCCGGAAATGCCCTATTAATATACGAAATTATGATTTCTTCACACTGGCGGTCTGTATCCGTAACTAAATCAGCTCGTCCTTTAAAATCAGGATTGCGCGGTTTGTCTAGTGCTTTTAAGATTATTTGGCCCGCTTCTAAGACGGCCTTTTTGGCAACTGTTAGGAGATCATTATTCATAAATAAAAAAGGCCCCGATTACCGAGGCCTTTTAAATAACTGCTTATTTGTAGGTGGGGTGATCCACTGCAAAATAGTCTTTCGTCATTTTCTTTAATACTCCTGAAAGTAGAATAATGGAAAGCAGATTAGGGAATGTCATGAATCCCAGGGCGGCATCTCCAAATGACCAAATAACTTCTAAGCTTGCGATGGCGCCAATAAACACAAACAGGATATAGAATCCTCGGTAAATGGGGATGGCACCTTCACCAAACAGATATTCCGTTGACCGATCACCATAGAAAGACCAGCTAATCACAGTTGAAATGGCAAATAATAATACACCTAAGGTGATAATCTTATCACCATAAGGAAAGATATAGGCCAAGCCAGTTTTAAATGCCAATGATGTGAGCAGGCTACCGTTAATTAATTCTCGACCTTGAAAAACCCCAGTCTCTAAAGCTTGTCGCGCAGCTTCTGCCGTGGTAGCTGTAATGTTAACAAAAAACTCCGTATGCATCCATGCACCAGTTACAATGATAGTGAGACCCGTAAGAGTACAAATGATGATTGTATCAATAAAGGGTTCTAAAAGTGCTACGGCACCTTCACGAACTGGAAATTCCGTTTTAGCAGTGGAGTGGGCAATGGGGGCACTCCCTTGAC
The Candidatus Neomarinimicrobiota bacterium DNA segment above includes these coding regions:
- a CDS encoding inositol monophosphatase, with protein sequence MNNDLLTVAKKAVLEAGQIILKALDKPRNPDFKGRADLVTDTDRQCEEIIISYINRAFPDHSILAEESGSFNTNSEYQWVIDPLDGTTNFVHGYPSFGVSIGCYKKGIPEIGVVLELPINRLFTAIKDGGSFVDEVTIKVSETADLGRSLLVTGFGYEHGEKWEANMDLFKSFTDMTQGVRRLGAASVDLCHLACGMVDGFWEFDLKPWDTAAGILIAIEAGGKITQMNGNHYNIYDNNLLATNGQIHQKMISQISPTLKALSHSLK